AAGTATGCCGCCCAGAAGAGCCTCGAAGCCCGTGAGGTCTACCGCACCGAGGAGGAGGCGCACCCCGGCGTGGCGGCGCTCTACGCCCAGGGCGACGTGTATCTGGCCGGGCCGGTCACGCTGTTCGAGGTGCCGCGCGGCGAGTTTCCCCGCGCCCACCGCACCCCCGCCGAGGTGCGCGAGGTGATCGAGGCGCGCGGCTGGCGCTCGACCGTCGCCTTTCAGACTCGCAACCCCATCCACCGCGCCCACGAGTACCTGCAAAAAGTCGCGCTGGAACTGGTGGACGGCCTGCTGCTGCACCCGCTGGTCGGGCAGACGAAAGGCGACGACGTGCCCGCCGAGACGCGCATGGAAGCCTACGAGGTTCTGCTGCGCGGTTACTACCCGCAGGAGCGCACGCTGCTGAGTGTCTACCCCGCCGCCATGCGCTACGCCGGGCCGCGTGAGGCGATTGTCCACGCGCTGAGCCGCCGCAACTACGGGGCCACCCATTTCATCGTGGGACGCGACCACGCCGGTGTCGGGAGCTACTACGGCACCTACGACGCGCAGGAGATTTTCAACACCTACACCGCCGAGGAACTGGGCATCCGCATTCTGAAGTTCGAGCACACCTTCTATTGCCAGAGCTGCGGCCAATTGGTCAGCCCCCGCACCTGCCCGCACGACTCCTCGCACCACCTCGTACTGAGCGGCACCAAAGTGCGCGAGAAGCTGC
The nucleotide sequence above comes from Deinococcus radiodurans R1 = ATCC 13939 = DSM 20539. Encoded proteins:
- the sat gene encoding sulfate adenylyltransferase, with protein sequence MTTFQTAPVTLPTPLGGSLVRRIWRPGQDFDPAELAGRPRLELSSRSLADLEMIATGAYSPLTGFVGEADYLSIIEHLRLADGTPWSLPITLPVTAEQAAGLSGRVVLTHGGEPVGTLDIEEKYAAQKSLEAREVYRTEEEAHPGVAALYAQGDVYLAGPVTLFEVPRGEFPRAHRTPAEVREVIEARGWRSTVAFQTRNPIHRAHEYLQKVALELVDGLLLHPLVGQTKGDDVPAETRMEAYEVLLRGYYPQERTLLSVYPAAMRYAGPREAIVHALSRRNYGATHFIVGRDHAGVGSYYGTYDAQEIFNTYTAEELGIRILKFEHTFYCQSCGQLVSPRTCPHDSSHHLVLSGTKVREKLRAGENLPPEFTRPEVAEVLRKAYTR